The Arachis ipaensis cultivar K30076 chromosome B03, Araip1.1, whole genome shotgun sequence region acgacgacgacgacgacgacgacgaagaCGACGATGATCTCGTGTTCCGTGCTCCGAGGCGtccttctctctcttctcacTCCAACAACGGTACCAGCAGTAAGAACGGCTTCAGTTCCATGGCCATCCCTCCGATTTCTGCCTCTAGGCCTAATAGATCTCCATCTCCTGCGGTAATTCCTTTAATGGTTGCTTCGCATGCTATTTCATTTACTGTGCTTATTTGAACTCGTTTGTTGAATTATGGCATGAAAGTTGGCAAGTGTTTTGAATTTATTAGCTGTAATATCGAACTGATGGTGTCCGAtgtctctatttttttatttttttattttgaaattgaattttgctGATATCGTGAAACTTGAATTCAGTTAAGCTGGTTTCTAGTCATAATCTGGAGGTTTCATAGTTAAGCTAGTAACAggttggattttttatttttgattttttagttaggTCGGAATTTCTGGGACCATAATGTTTCAGTACGTTCAACATCAGCTGGAAGGCCGGCAGTGTCCGTACGTTCAACATCGATAGTGCCACCAAGTAAATCCACAATTCAAACTCCGATGGCTGTACCTCCAATTGATCCTCCCAATAGAACTAGAGACAAAAGGTAGCTGAACTTTCCAACTCCTCATATTCTTGATGCTAAAGTAATTTACTGAGTGATATTCCTTCTGGCATTTTCAGGTTCAGCTAATAATAGTATAAAGCTAAATTGTTGGATGTTTAAAAGAACAAGTTTTTGAAACCTTTTGTTCTCTACTCATAAACTTATTGAGAGAAATAGTAAGAggaaattatataaaaaaatctcGTAATGTCCAATATTTTCTAGTTAGTTTCATGTGGATGTCGTAATATTGAACATAcagattctttttttttttttttaataatacctTTTGCATTTTCATGGAATTTATGCTTTGATGTATGTATGAACTCAAACCCTTATTTTATTCACTGAAGTCATATAACTACATATATATATCTACAGTTTTGTGGGTGCATGTGTGTGAAATGATGGGTTTATTAATAGTTTATTGGCCATATGGTTAATATTGACATTTCATGCTGCTTTGATTTTTAACTGGTGGTTAACAATTTCAGGTTTCCATTAGATATCAGGCAACATAAGCCAACAGATAGCGGGAATCAACGTGAAGCTTCTGCACTCCGTGATGAAGTATAGTTATATAGTATTCACATGAGTAAATTTCTGTATAAAAGTTTAAACTCATATATTGGCTATGCTTACTGTTACTCTCTATTTATGTGAATTTTGTATTGGAATCCCTGAAGGACTGTTTTTGAAGTTGATTATATTGATATTGCAGCTCGATATGCTACAAGAAGAGAATGAGACCATATTAGAGAAGGTATGCTCCTTCACACCCAAGCAAAATTGATTTTATGATCATTTTATGCAATATTGAGTACATATCCCTCATTATGTTTACAGCTAAGATATACAGAGCAAAAACGAGAGGAGGTAGAAGCTAGAGCCAGGGAGCTTGAGAAACAGGTAAATTTTGCTAGATAATTAATCCGATTTGCAAAGCTAACAAGTTTGTTTTAACACCACAATTTTAATATAGGATTCTGGATTAGTATTTTTTTATAAGCAATCTTAGTTTTGGTCTACATTCAACAAATAGAAGTTAATATGTTCTCCATATCTGTACTTTTCATATGCTGACATCTATGTCCTTGTTCCTTTTGTTTTCGGCAGGTTGCTTCTCTTGGAGAAGGTGTATCCATGGAAACCAAATGGGTGGCTAGGTAAACTTGGTCTAAAATTCTTTAAATAAGTTTTGGTTAGACTTTAGAGCTTTTGTTTtggttagttttaattttttcttttttaattgcaTGGTATATTTGCAGGAAGGAAGCTGCTCTGCGTCAAAGAGAGGTGTGTGcaaaagaataaaatattgaatgtgacaaaaatatcaaataaatgaGATTGAAAGTTTGACGTGCTCTATTATATTATCAAGAAAGGCTTCCTGCTATATGGAGGATCTTGCATGGTTGCTTTTTGTGTAAACGAATGCATCTGAGAGGCAGTTATGGAATCATGCAGCCATCTATATAATCCTTGATATTTTTATTCCCTAGCTCTGATTCTAATAGTTTACTACTTCAATTTCGGGCGTTTAGCAATGAGCTCATCAGTGCTGTTTCATTGGAAATTCTTTTCTTAGACTGAGtcatttcattattcttgttgCAGGCTGCTCTAAAGGCTGCCCAACAAGTGCAGGGTGGGAGAGAGGAGGAAATGAATGCTCTTCGTGTTGAAATTCAGGTGATCTTGAAGGaagtatttttctttaaattgttATTCGTGCTTTGTTTATTTAAtgccttcttatttttcttttatcagAACCTGAAAGATGATACTGCAGCTGCTGCAGAACAACAGAAAGAAGCTGAAGTGGAGGCAAAAGCACTCCGCACAATGACACAGAGAATGATTTTGACCCAAGAAGAAATGGTTTGTTTTATTACGAGAATTAGAATTAACGGCCTTCTATTTCCTATCAATCTCCAACTCTATTCATTCTTTTGTCTGTCTTTAGGAGGAagtagttctgaaaagatgctgGCTTGCTCGCTACTGGGGTCTTGCTGTAAAACATGGTAACAAAGCCAGTATTGATATCTATTGTCTACAGAAGAATACTTAGACAAaaggatatttttcaaaatctcccTCACATATTAACTTTCCTGTTCTTGTAATTCTGGCGGCATATTCCCCCATGCTTTATAGGCATATGTGCAGATGTAGCAATATCCAAGCATGAATATTGGTCTTCTCTAGCTCCTCTTCCTTTTGAAATTGTCATCTCTGCTGGACAAAAAGCTAAGGAGGAATCTTGGAACAAAAGTGAGTGTGTTGGTGGTCTAAATTTTAgtttcaatcctatcttaaatTTGCTACAATGAAGTCTAACAGAAAGGGAATATATCAGGTTCTGATGATCCAGATCCAGATAGAAGTAAACCTGTTCGGGATTTGAGCGATCTTGCTGGGGAAGGAAACATTGAGAGCATGCTTTCGGTGGAGATGGGTTTGAGGGAGCTTGCTTCACTTAAGGTTCTTCATTGATGTTATAAAGACTTTTGCTTTCCTTGCTCTGTTCTTTAATATCACGTTTTCTCTTGGACATTCTAATAAAGATGAAGTCTATTTTGATGCCTATTATTTTGTCAAGAAATGGGGATGCCAATAACCCATaccctttccctttcccttccaTCCTATGTTATGTTGAAATGAGACATCCCTTTTCATAACTGGTTTTTCTGATGTTCTATTAATGATTAATTCTTTTCCCTTCTTCTGGACTTCTGATTTTGACAGAATTTGATTTTGTAGGTTGAAGATGCTGTTGTGCTTGCATTAGGCCAACACAAACGTCCAAATATTGTCCGACATTCCATTTTAGGTATATATGTATTACATCATCATATGATCTTGTCCGCAAACATCACTTTCCTATTCTATTGTCTCAAATGGGACATAGTTGTGCCATATTAATTGAGTAGTTGTTCTTGTTGTTTCCCTATTACAGGCATAAATCTGGCATGTCTTAATCTTGCATTGTTCTTGATGTTTTTTAGCTTAAGAGGGTTATGCCTTAGTTTTGACTTgtaaacaatttttaaaattttcttagaCCTGCTGGTACTGAAAAATCATCTCTGTTAGAAGATAAGTGTTGTATTAATGTTCACGTTTCTATTTTTCTCAGATTCCAAATCACCAGGTGATCCCAAATTTGTGGAAGCATTTGGTAAGAAAGTTATCAGCCTTTGTtgtattttgaatttgatgtAGTTATGTTGAATTGTTGACAATACAGACGTAGAATTTGGTACTTTTATATTGAGATTGCATGGTATATTCTCATTTTGACTATTAGTGAGAAATATGAGTCCACCCATGGCATCTACAAACTAGAAGAAAAATTTTCTTGGCTGGCTGTATTTGAACTGGTTATTAGGCATACTTGTAGGccataaaaaaaaaaggttattaTATGGACTATGGTATGTGGGACAGGTTTAATATATGTGGCACAGATGTGCTTGCATTTACTGCTTCTTCACTCAAAGATGATATGTCTAGTAGATGACCTGACGGTTCTTTGTTGTTTTTACGTTTTCCTTTTAACCTCCAGAATTAAGTGATGAGGAAGCAGAGGATGTTCTTTTCAAAGAGGTTTGTTGCTTGTACTTATAAGATTAAGATACTTGCCAATCTGTCTTGGTTATCTGAAATCATAGTATCTGTCCTCATTTGATGTTAAAGCCCTCTGTTTTGGCTAATTCGTTTGACAAAATTAATGAGTTATATCAATATACATGTTTTGCCCTTGTTTAATTTCCTTTTTGTTCAAGATGGATTTGTTAAAGCATGTGGTATGCACGTATAACTCCAACTTTTACAGGCCTGGCTAACGTATTTCTGGAGAAGAGCTGTGATCTTATGTGGTTCTGATGTCTGAAGAGGCTAAACATGTTAATAATGTTCTCAAGTTAATAATTAAGTAGTCTTGAAAGAACAACGTGATGATATTTCATATGAAACTCACGCATTCTGCTTCATTACAGTTGAGCGAGGTTTGCTGGAGTTGAGGAAGCTGGGTATAGAACAACAACTATGGGAAGCTTCTCGGAAGGAAATCGATCAGCCACCAAGATTGGCCGTTGATAGCCATCAGCCACCAGGATTAGCAGTTGATAGTGATAAGCTTTCCGTCAAGTCGGATGAATCGTCCTGATTGTGGGAgcactttaattttttattcattctTGACACATGTATATTAATGTTTTCTTCTTTATATCCTTTTCTTTTTGTGCTGGGCATCCTGATATCTTCTGTCTTATATAAATGAATAATGACATCGACAGAAGGACTTGGAGCTGAATTTTGCAGCTATCAATCAAAATTTTCCGTAGTCTCATAATATACATAATACATTATACATTGCCAAACGTATTAGCTGCTAGAGTCCACTGACCGTCGAATGAGGATGGGTACTATAATTTTAGGTGCCAAATTCATTTAAGCGATAAGGTGGACATGGAATCATGAATTGCATTTTATAAAAATCTAAACTGCATCTAATCTAAAATCACTTTTgtgattcaaaaatcaaattgaaACTGAATTTTAAAAGGTAAATtggtttagaaaaataaaaatcgtTTTTTCACGGCTTGCGCtgctttaaaattttaaaacaagTAACTTCTAAAAAAATAAGAcagcaaaaatataaaaataaaataaaataaaaagaaatatgaataaaattttatatcttaATTAACTTTTTAAAGAACTTCACCATTATCGCCATTTAAATCGAGAAAAGATCTCATGTGCACACTAAGACCTACACTAGTTTAGGTGATAAAGAACCGTGTAATATGTATCGAGTACATTTCTTCCAATACTAAATGGAGACACCGAAACTACGGCAAAAACATATATAGCCTTATCTTGCGAGCCATATTTTCAAAAACGGTTCTACTACgttacaaatagcatttttgccAACTTATgctaactcttatttataattatatttaataaaagtgtcttcgtagatgtgtctaataaaaatgtttttattatggctatgtttaatagaagtgtctttatagatatattttctgaatgtgtctctttatatatgtatttaaaatataataattaattattgttagcaATAAATTGAAAGATAATATGTTAGTATCCAAtactttttctttcaaaaattgaAAATCAGATTGAGTTGACTTTCTACCAAAATAATACTTCGTCTAATTGCAAACATTTCTTTATATACATATCAATATCATTGAACATCCACACAAATGATACAATTGACTGCGTACTCTCAATTTAAATAAGAAGGTTCATTCCCTCTTTTTCTTCCATCTAAATCTCCTATATCTGTGTTGTCTTTCAATGCAAGTAAATGAAgtaatttaaatattttgatAGCGTTTGTTTTCAGAGACAGGACACAGAGACATGAACAATGAAGGTTTAAAACGTGTTTGAAGGCAGAGACATGGACACAAACATTATCTATAGgacactattttatatttttgtgtccaTTCTTTTACGAAGGACAATGATAGACACGGAATTTAAAATAGTGGATACGGacttttttatcaaaattttttccCTTTCTATCCataagtattttttattattttactattatctctttttattttttcctaaTTTTAGCTTCTTCTCTATATCGTAGTTCTTTTTTTTTGTCGTTCTTTTTTTCAGATACTCTCTTTTTtggtaaatttttttataattaatttattcctTTTTATTGTTCATTCTCTTCTCTATAACATGCTGTATTAATGAAAACTTAATTCACTTTTTTACTTTATGTTtctttatttattcttaattttattactttaataccATTTTTATCTTATTGGTTCATGGACaaattctttttgtaattttctgtATTCCTACatactcttattttttattaaattaatttgtatttaatgTAAAAAATTTGAAATCACATTACTATTTTAGTCATTTCGCATAATATCTTAATTTTGTCCATGTCTATCCAAATATAATACAGGACATTACATTAGTATCTTgtccatcgtatccaaacacaatacacaaaaaataatttttagtgtctccgtTTTATTGTCTCTGTCTTAGTGTCATGTCCTGCCCTGTCTccaaaaacaaacgcagcctttaTGACGTGTACCCTATCAACTCGGAGATAAGATTCAGAACTAAAACCAACCATAATGTCCGGAAACAAACAATCATATCTGAAGTAACAACTTGACCGAAATAGTGCACAAGTCAAACACTATCTCTTAGCCGTTACCAACAGCAATGGAACTCACTATCTAAGCCATTAATATCGGAACAAACAGGCAGCAGGTAGCACTTCATTCATCTAGAAAGCCAAACCCAATAGCCGAGGGAAAATAGGTCACAAATACACTCTCGTTTATACTTGTTTATATTATTCTGAATACTCTTCTGACTTAAGCGTCGGAGTACTTTTTGCAGGTACTCCCGCCGCCGTGTTTTTTGTCAGAAAGCTTGGCATAAGAAAACTGGTCGCTCCACAAGGAGTGTGAATTGGTACCAGGGATGAAACCATGAAGCCTCTTCTGCCGATCAAATATCGGCTTACCGCCGCCAACAGCCTCCTGACCGCCCTCCGAAGAGGCTAGCTGAGCAGTAGATTGAGCAGCCTGCCCAACCCCCTCCTTCGGAGTCCCTGAACCACCAacatctctctcttttttctttttcaaaaatgactGGAACCGAGAAGGATCGAGATGGGGAACCCGTCCACCTGCAGACAACAAATATTAGAAAATACAACAACATCAACACAATCAATAGCATGCAAAACATTACCTATATATGTTTTCAAACCCTCCATATCACCCGAATCATGATAACGAAGAACCTCAGAGATAGACAAGCACTCCCCACCAACAAAACTCTCTACTAAATAATCTAACAACCACTCCTCCTCCTCATTCCGCTCAACAGCCTCGAGAATCTGGCACGGCTCCGAACACCAATACAAGGAAAACTTTTCTATCAACTCATCGTCCAGATAGAAAGGATACTCAGCCTCCACCGACCGCACTTTTACAAacaaagacttaaaatttttaaaagaagatTTATAAAGCAAAAAGAGGGAACGCCCAGAAAAACTACTCAAGCACACCCACAGCCCTTTCCGAACCCCCTTAGATTGAAACAGAGAAAAAAAACACAGCAAGAGAACAAGGAACAGAAAGGAAGCTCATCAAACACTGGAAAGCACACAGAAACGCCCATGAGTTTGGATGTAACTGAGAGGGCGCGCAATTTAGATGAGTCAGAACGTCGCACTCGAACGCAGAAAACAGAAATTTAACACGAAGCTCAATAAAACAAGGtgtataaaaataaaagtattgccAATTCCCTCTCCTCTCGCAAACCCTATCCTCACCAGAACAAGGGAGAAGTTCAACAACCGCACCCGAACCCTCTTTTACCAACCCCAAGCCCCAAAGTTCACTCATTGAGTCAGCACTAACAAACGATGAGGAACACGTCCTCATATCATCATGTACCCAGTAGTACGGATCATCCTTATTCTCCTCAAccactttctctttttctttctccctcGCCATTTCAAACAGGAAAATAGAAGAAAGGAACAACGTTAAGCAAGAAAAGACAAACCTTTAGAAGTTATACTTGGAGTCAGCCGGTAGAAAAGAATTTGAAACAACAGAGTGTAAGTCCCAAAACAGCAAAGAGATATTATTGCAAGCCTACTAACTTAGTGGGTAATTCAACTCATAACCACTCACAGCGTAGAAAACCCAAACAACAGTAAAACGCATTTAACACGACATGTCTTGCAAGAAGTAAAAGAGTGGAGGGATATTCCAAATTTCCTTTCAAAATCTCTTCAAATCCTTGAAAGAGCCCAATATTACCAAAAAATATATTCACAAAAAAAACACCTATTTCATTAAAACTCGGCTACCATTTTAATATAAAGCCAGccgagcttgggggctatgacgtGTACCCCATCAACTCGGAGATAAGAtcaaaaccgaaaccaaccataATGTCTGGAAACAAACAATCATATCTAAAGCAACAACTTGACCGAAATAGTGCACAAGTCAAACACTATCTCTTACCCGTTACCAATAGCAACGAAACTCACTATCTAAGCCATTAATATCGGAACAAACAGGCAGCAGGTAGCACTTCATTCATCTATAAAGCCAAACCCAATAGCCGAGGGGAAACAGGTCACAAATACACTCTCGTTTATACTTATTTATATTATTCTGAATACTCTtatgacttgagcgtcggaatgctttttgcaggtgctcccgctGCCATATTTCGCAGTGCCGAGGTTAATCTTGAAGGCTGTCTCCCGGACGACTTATAGCTCACTCAAAGCCAAACAGTTTCATCGGGAGCCATATACCTCGGCCGAATCAGAACGGAACACTTTACTATGCTTTAAAGTTACTTCTTGATCCGTTACTTATAACTCGAACCGAACCTACCTATAAATCAAAActaaaataaaggtaattaaaacgTGCCCAGTAAGCCGCACGAAGTCAGAACTACAATGGAACTATTTACGGAAATGGTTGAACGTGGATAAACAAGATCCTAGGTCAGCAAGATAACTATTTTATAAGCATAACAGCCTTAGAAATAAGTAGACCTAAACAAGAAAGGAGATATGCTATTCACTCTAAATTGCACTATACTCAGACTCTCTTTCTAACTTGAGTATTGGAGTGCCTTTGTAAGTGACCACCGCTGCCGTTCTTGGAAAGCCAATGTATACCTCATCTAGCCTAGGCAAAAGCGAGTTCAGCATTGAGCAGGACGAGCTATGCCTCGAATCCGGCTAACTACATGGGAACATTTAACGTCCACCATGGGGTCGAAGTTTTAACCTAACCCACCTTCACCTCTTCTACCCTATTTTTACCTATTTTTTGCATATCACAACCTATGACAGACAAGCCAAGCAACCCTCCTTCTTCCCCACTCAAGTTGAGCTAATGGCCATCAATGAGTCCCTATGAGCAGAAAATCAACGAATGACCGACTTATTACATCAAAGGTAAAACAGTCGAAGTAAGGGGGGAGAGCACAAGGATCCTGAAAACAAAGATGATGAAGACGATTGCACGTCAGAGGCTAAGACCATAGTGATAACTACCACAAAACCAACGGTGAAGAGGACTAATCCATTTTTAAAAGACATCATGGACTTTCAGATGCCTAAAAATTTCACCCTACCAATGACGCTGAAACCTTATGAAGTAATCAAGGACCCTAATATACATATCACCAAGTTCTATACAATGATGTTCATGAATGGTGCATCCAATCCAATACTCTGTCGtacattttctatatttttagatGGTGCTGTCTTGATCTGATTTTCTAGTTTGCCTATAAGTTCTATATCAAGTTTTGATGAGCTGGCCGACCTTTTTGTCAACAACTTTGCTGCATCAAAGATCTATGTGCACGACTCAGACTACCTTAGCATCATAAAGTAAGGACAGCATGAAAGGCTTAAAGATTACATGACAAAGTTCACAAAGACAACCACAGAGATACCTAACCTCAACCTAGAAATCCACCTACATGCACTAAAAAGTGGGCTCTACCCTGGGAGGTTCCAGAAAACTATAATTGTGTCAAAATCGAAGACATTAGCTGAGTTTCGAGAAAAAGCAATAAGCCAAACTGAAATAGAAGAACTCCAATAGATTCGAAAAGTAGAAAGGCTAACCTTAGCAGAAAGGAAACAAACGGAACAAATACCCGAACAATAAGACAGACAAAAAATTCTTCAAACTCACACCAAAATTCGACACATACACCTTCTTCAACACTAAAAGGGAGGATATCATCTAAGACATCCTACACTCCAAATTGATCAAGCCACCAAACAAGACTGGGACCTATCAAGACTAAAAATATGTGGACAAATCTAAATATTGTACTTTTCATCAGAAATATGGGCACAATAGAGATGACTGTGTTATAGCGACGGACCTTCTTGAGAAACTAGCTCGCCAAGGTCTGTTAGACAAGTACATCGACAGTCGAGGACAAAGACGAAACACAGAAGACCTCGGGCAACACTCTAAACCAAATGACAATCATAGAGACAAAGGAAAAATGGTAAATGAAAATCCCAATCAACCTTGTGGCATTATTCATTGTATCTTTGGTGGTTTCGCAAGTGGAAGATGTAGTAACTCGGCCAGAAAGAGGTCTATAGAACAATGATGTCAGTGGTTCTGAGCCGACCTTAACCACCAATGTTAACATGCCAAAGATCATATTCAACTCTTCAAACTGCAAAGCAATGGACAAAAACCTTGATGACCCTGTAGTTATATCACTTCAAGTATGCGAACCATTAGTAAAAAAGTCCTTATGGACCCAGGAAGTAGCACAGATGTACTGTTTTATTCCACATACCAAAAAATAAAGCTAAGTGACAAAGTCCTACAACCATCTATTGGAGAACTAGTAGGTTTCTCAGGTGAGCGCATTCCAATCCGAGGTTATATATGGTTACAAACGACACTAGGCAATTACTCTAATTGCAAAACTCTAGATATTTAATATTTAGTTGTGGACTGTAAAAGCCCATACAATATCATTTTAGGTAGACCCTCTTTAAATAATTTTGGTGCTATTATCTCCATTATACACTTGTATGTTAAGTTTTACTCACAGGATAATAGAATTGTCACCATCCGTGCTTACTAGAAAGAGGCTGCCAAACAATGCTATAATGCGAGCCTTAATGCAAATCTTCCAAAACAAGTTGACTAGCAGTACGTTCATGCAGTTTATAACTCGGACCTAGACCTAGACCCCCGGACATACTTGCAAGACTAACTTATGCCTACAGACACCTTGACCAGAATAAAACAGACAGATGGCGAAGACAAGCATACCTACATTGGAGACACATTGCAAGGACCAGAAAAAGAACAAGTTATCACACTACTACAACAAAATATTAACCTATTCTCTTGGACCCCAGTAGACATGCCAGGAATTGATCTAAATGTCATCTGCCACAAACTTGCAATCAATCTGGCAAACTGACCTATAGTCTAGaagaagatcttgaaaagactaaattttgtctcgatctacagatcgagcatacaaaaaataggatctttattcatcaaataacatacacagaaaatatcttgaagagattttatattgataagtcacatccattaagtacccaatgattgtaagatttttggatgtggaaaagaatcaattccgtcctaaagaagaaaatgaagatatccttggtttTGAAGTACCATATTTCAGTGCCAATGGAGCACAAATGTAttttgctaataatacacgataTGATATATTATTtgttgtgaatttactagcaagttATAGTTTCTCTCCAActagaagacattggaatggaatcaaataaatctttcgatatcttcatggaacacttgatatgagattgttttatccatatgaatCAAAGTCACAATTaattggctatgcagatgcatgTTACTTGTCTAATCCACATAAAgaaagatctcaaacaggatacctattcacatatggtgattgatgagcggataatttatacgctttttggcattgtttttagtatattttagttagtttttattatgtttttattagtttttaaataaaaatcactcttctggactttactatgagtttgtgtatttttctgtgatttcaggtattttctggctgaaattgagggaccttagcaaaaatctgattcagatgctgaa contains the following coding sequences:
- the LOC107633517 gene encoding coiled-coil domain-containing protein SCD2, which produces MDRRRTDSPVYARQWSVDSSSTGSSSPVMSPAHPNSRLGPSATMKHRNVAAKAAAQRLAQVMASRTAFDDDDDDDDDEDDDDLVFRAPRRPSLSSHSNNGTSSKNGFSSMAIPPISASRPNRSPSPALGRNFWDHNVSVRSTSAGRPAVSVRSTSIVPPSKSTIQTPMAVPPIDPPNRTRDKRFPLDIRQHKPTDSGNQREASALRDELDMLQEENETILEKLRYTEQKREEVEARARELEKQVASLGEGVSMETKWVARKEAALRQREAALKAAQQVQGGREEEMNALRVEIQNLKDDTAAAAEQQKEAEVEAKALRTMTQRMILTQEEMEEVVLKRCWLARYWGLAVKHGICADVAISKHEYWSSLAPLPFEIVISAGQKAKEESWNKSSDDPDPDRSKPVRDLSDLAGEGNIESMLSVEMGLRELASLKVEDAVVLALGQHKRPNIVRHSILDSKSPGDPKFVEAFELSDEEAEDVLFKEAWLTYFWRRAVILCGSDV